DNA sequence from the Bacteroidales bacterium genome:
ACCCTTTTATTAGCTTTTATTTTTCATGGCTCCTGAGATTTCCCGCTTTTAGCCTTCTTTTCTCTTATTATCTCTCTTTATCTCCTGAATCCTCTTATTCTCTTGTATGCTTACTATAATAATAAAGAAATCCTTAGAGCTTTGCGAAAAAATTTAATATATAATCAATTCATCAGAAAATATCTATCTCTTCTCAAAGAGGAAAGTACTCGCTATCACTCGATTATATTAGCTTATGATTAGAATAAGAGTAGAGGTATAATTTATTGATAAGCATTTTCTACTCTCTATCAATTTGATCATCCTCCTTTTTCCTCCTATGTCATTTTCCTTCTTACATAGGGAATAATATTTCAAAGCGGTTCAGTTTTAGATTAATATGATCAAGAGTGTCTTCTAAGGTGCTTTAATTTTCAAAAAATTGGCAATTACGACATTTTTTTAGCCTTTTTGCCTTTCCCGAAACTCTGCAACCCTTATTAATAGTAACTTTTAGATTTTAAAGAATTAGAAAAACGCCGAAAAAAGCCCATTTTGTGAGGGCAAAACTTCACTTATATACACACTATTTGGCGTTATCTGCTTAAACTATTTATAATATGATACTTTTTGATAACAATTTCCCTTAATAATGTATCAACCGTACTAATTTCGTTAATAAGGTTCGGATAAATTGAAAATTATTTAATTAAATTGATTGGTTTAAAACTTTTTTAAAAAAAGATGGATTTTTTTTAAAAAATGTAGTATAGTATAAAAAAATATAAAATATTTTAGTAACTATTAAATTATTATTGTAAAAAATATCAAATAGGAGGAGTTTATTATAGATTCAGCGTATAAGAAAATCCACCCCGATTTAAAAAAATTAATTCCAGTAGTTAAAACAATAGCTCAAACGTTTGGAAAAAATTGTGAAGTAGTATTACATGATTTTATCATACCTCAACATTCTATCGTAGAAATAGAGAATGGACATGTTACGGGAAGAAAAATTGGCGATCCAATTACTGACTTTGCTTTATCAATATGGCGCAAAAATGGTTATGGGAAGAAAAAGGATGACAAAATAGTAAATTATAGAACTAAAACCAAAAATGGAAAAATATTAAGGTCTTCCAGCGTCTTTATTAGAGATGATCAGAAGAAAATTATTGGTTGTTTGTGTATCAATTATGATCTTACTGAATATTTAATGTTTAATAAAATTATAGACGAATTTTGCAACACTGTTGATCCAGAAAATGAAAAATCAAAAGAAGAAACAGAAACTTTTACTAATGATGTAGATGATGTTTTGGAAAGTATTATTAGAAAAGCTATTGATGAAGTGGGTAAGCCTGTATCTATGATGCAAAAAGAAGATAAATTAATGGTAGCAAAGATAATTGAAGAGAAAGGAGGTTTTTTAATAAAAGGAGCAATTAATCAATTAGCTAACGAAATTAGTGTCTCTCGTTATACTATTTATAACTATCTTGATGAATTAAAAAGCAAGAAGAAAGAAGAAAAGAGAAATAATTTAAAGTAAAAGTTACATTTTAACCTTACAGTAAATAAAGTATTTAAATGAGAGAAGGGGAAAATTTATGGAAAAAGAAATTATTAGTAGTAATAGAATTCCTACCGCAATTGGACCTTATTCTCCGGCAGTAAAAGCAGAAAACATGTTATTTGTTTCAGGCCAACTTCCTATAGATCCAAAAACAGGGGATATAGTAAAAGGAGACATTCAACTTCAAACCAAGCAGGTATTGGAAAATTTAACAGCTCTTTTAGAATTGTATTCTATTAATTTAAAAGAAATAGTGAAAACAACTGTATTTTTAAAAGATATGAATGATTTTACAAAATTTAATCAGATTTACGCGGAATATTTTAAGGAAAAATTTCCCGCAAGAAGTTGTATAGGTATAACGGAACTTCCTAAAAATGCATTAATAGAGATAGAAGCAATTGCAATAATGTAATAATAAGGATTTTTTAATTTTCAAATTAGTTATTTATGCATAAAAAATCAAAGTTTTATTAATTTTAAAATAAAATAAAAATACTAGAAAGGATTATAGAAATTATGAATAAACTTTTTGATAGAATTAAACCGGAGCCATTTAAAATTTATTCAGTTAGCCCATTAAAAATGACTTCAAAGAACGAACGAGAGAAAATTATTAAAGAGGTAAATTATAATGTTTTTAAGATCAAGTCACAAGATGTTTTTATAGATTTTTTAACGGATAGCGGAACAGCTGCTATGAGCAATGCACAGTGGTCCGCTATGATGGTTGCGGATGAAGCTTATGGTGGGGCAAAAAGTTGGTATAATCTAGAAAGCACTTTAAATGATGTTTTTGGATATAAGCATGTTTTGCCAGCCCACCAAGGGAGAGGAGCAGAAAAAATTCTTTTTACAGTCATGATAAAACCAGGGCAATATGTACCTAATAATATGCATTTCTCGCCTGATCGGGTTCGAAATAGTGGTGGAATTATGGAAAATTTAATTTGCGAAGAAGGCAAAAAAATACAAAGCAATTATCCCTTTAAAGGTAATATGGATATCGATAAATTAAAGAATTTAATAAAAAAAGTTGGGCCAAGCAATCTATCCTTTATAGAGATAACTCTGACCTGTAATAACAATGGAGGCCAACCAGTTTCTATGAGCAATCTTAAGGAAATTAAGGCAGTGGCCTCTGAATATAATTTAAAAGTAATTCTTGATGCAGCTAGGATTGCTGAAAATGCATATTTTATCAAAATCAGAGAAACTGGCTATAAAAATAAAACTATTAAAGAAATTATAAGAGAAATATGTTCTTATTCTGATGGGTGTGTAGTTAGTTCGAAGAAAGATGGTATGGCTAATATGGGGGGCTTTGTTGGGATTAACGATGATGATCTTTATGAACAAATGCAATCTGTCTGTTTAATGTGGGAAGGAAATATTACTTATGGCGGGATGTCTGGAAGGGATATGGAAGCCTTGGCTGTCGGTTATCAAGAAGTGTGTGATTTTAATTATCTTAAATACCGAGCAGAACAAGCTAAATATTTAGGTGATCAGATGCAAAAAGAAGGAATTCCTATTGTAACTCCTACCGGAGGGCATGGTGTTTGGATTGATTCTAAAAATTTTGCTTCTCATATTCCTCCTGAACAATATCCAGGAATAGCTATAACTACTGCGCTTTATATAGAAGGTGGTATTCGTGCTTGTGAATTAGGAAATTTGGCTTTTAGTAAAAGAGATGATGAAACAGGAGAAATTATAAGCTTACCGGAAGTAGATGTGGTTAGACTTGCAATTCCTAGAAGGGTTTACACTTTTAGACATTTAGAATACGTTGCAGCTATAGCAGGAGAGGTTTTTCGGAATTCCAAAAAATTGAAAGGATTTAAAGTAAAAAAATATCCTAGGATAAAATATCGAACTTTATTTTTAGGAGAATTATCATCCATTGAAGAATAATAAAGTATAAATGTAAGATGGAGGAGGTCCGATATGCCATATGGCTATTCAGGGAAAGTAATTTTTGTAAATTTATCTAACCAAGAAATTAATATAAAAGAAATTAAAGATGATGTATATAAAAGTGTTTTAGGTGGAGAAGGTTTAGGCGCTCTTGTCCTTAATGAAAATATACCTATAAAGGCTAATCCTCTTGGACCAGAGAATATGATTGGTTTCCTACCAGGTTTATTGACAGGCTGTGGTGTTCCTGCATCTTCAAGAACAGTAGTTGTCGCAAAATCACCTTTGACTTCTGGATGGGGTGACGCGAATTCGGGAGGAGTATTTGCACCAGAAATGAAAGCTTGTGGCTATGACGGAATTTTTATTAAAGGAATTTCTAAAAAACCTGTGTATCTTTTTGTTACAGATAAGCGAGTTGAATTAAAAAATGCTTCGCATTTGTGGGGCAAGGGTACTGTTAAAACTAAAGAAATATTAATTAAAGAGGTCGGAGATTCAAAGATTAAAGTTGCAAGTATTGGACCTGCAGGAGAAAAACTTTCTTTAATTTCATCGATTATAATGGATGGCAGAGCTGCTGCAAGATCTGGTATTGGAGCGGTGATGGGCTCTAAATTACTTAAAGCAATAGTACTTAGAGGTAAAAAGAAAGTTAGTATTGCAAACCAGGGAAGTCTAATTAAAATGAATAAAGATTTTACTAAATACATTAGCAAAGTAGATTATTTTGTAATAGATACTATGCGTCATTTGGGATCTTGTGGTTTTGTTAGCCTGGGTATTAAATCTGGAATTGCTCCAATTCAAAATTGGAAGAGATCCGGGGAAAAATATTTTCCTCATCATAATAAATTCGATGGAAAGAATGTTATAAGATATCGTAATAAGAAATATGGT
Encoded proteins:
- a CDS encoding helix-turn-helix domain-containing protein, with translation MFNKIIDEFCNTVDPENEKSKEETETFTNDVDDVLESIIRKAIDEVGKPVSMMQKEDKLMVAKIIEEKGGFLIKGAINQLANEISVSRYTIYNYLDELKSKKKEEKRNNLK
- a CDS encoding RidA family protein, whose product is MEKEIISSNRIPTAIGPYSPAVKAENMLFVSGQLPIDPKTGDIVKGDIQLQTKQVLENLTALLELYSINLKEIVKTTVFLKDMNDFTKFNQIYAEYFKEKFPARSCIGITELPKNALIEIEAIAIM
- a CDS encoding tryptophanase, translating into MNKLFDRIKPEPFKIYSVSPLKMTSKNEREKIIKEVNYNVFKIKSQDVFIDFLTDSGTAAMSNAQWSAMMVADEAYGGAKSWYNLESTLNDVFGYKHVLPAHQGRGAEKILFTVMIKPGQYVPNNMHFSPDRVRNSGGIMENLICEEGKKIQSNYPFKGNMDIDKLKNLIKKVGPSNLSFIEITLTCNNNGGQPVSMSNLKEIKAVASEYNLKVILDAARIAENAYFIKIRETGYKNKTIKEIIREICSYSDGCVVSSKKDGMANMGGFVGINDDDLYEQMQSVCLMWEGNITYGGMSGRDMEALAVGYQEVCDFNYLKYRAEQAKYLGDQMQKEGIPIVTPTGGHGVWIDSKNFASHIPPEQYPGIAITTALYIEGGIRACELGNLAFSKRDDETGEIISLPEVDVVRLAIPRRVYTFRHLEYVAAIAGEVFRNSKKLKGFKVKKYPRIKYRTLFLGELSSIEE